The following coding sequences lie in one Vanessa atalanta chromosome 1, ilVanAtal1.2, whole genome shotgun sequence genomic window:
- the LOC125077667 gene encoding protein FAM8A1, which translates to MSDTERLVDNGDPSRETSNTGSEGDRPATSERDAYFHALRLWIQQAQMYQNISTCFPYYMMTLQGLQNSPTNVPLLNNNYQFQGQQFPFQVQIPPRQAAENQVPGDPLSPAEIIARHGGFEYVIPPLYKRLLAEFIDFMLLFILKLIVTFIAVDMFELIDLDKFDFYKFSEHYDDYKYAMELTSEILLLEIIYRILVCIFEAFCLSGSVGRTGGATPGKALLGLRVVTASAVLPVEGRPKETVILYPGKPLSFIVALFRSLMKNFLISLLFPLCVVLFVFRHNRTGYDLLCGVVVVEENMFPPRRHAP; encoded by the exons atgtCGGATACCGAGAGGCTCGTAGACAATGGTGACCCTTCGAGAGAAACTTCAAATACTGGCTCTGAAGGTGACCGGCCAGCAACATCGGAACGGGATGCATATTTTCATGCACTTCGTCTATGGATCCAGCAGGCACAgatgtatcaaaatatatcaactTGTTTCCCCTACTATATGATGACATTGCAGGGACTTCAAAACAGCCCGACGAATGTTCCTTTACTCAATAATAACTATCAATTTCAAGGACAACAGTTTCCTTTTCAAGTACAAATTCCTCCTCGACAAGCAGCTGAAAATCAAGTTCCAGGTGACCCTCTATCTCCAGCTGAAA TTATAGCGAGACATGGTGGATTTGAGTATGTTATTCCACCTTTGTATAAGAGGCTATTGGCagagtttattgattttatGCTGCTGTTTATTCTGAAACTTATTGTCACATTCATAGCAGTAGACATGTTTGAATTAAT tGATCTTGATAAGTTTGATTTCTACAAATTCAGTGAACATTATGATGATTATAAGTATGCCATGGAACTCACATCAGAAATActtcttttagaaataatatacaGAATATTAGTATGCATATTTGAG gcATTCTGCTTAAGTGGAAGTGTTGGTCGGACAGGAGGTGCAACTCCTGGAAAAGCATTACTTGGCCTAAGAGTTGTCACAGCATCTGCTGTCTTACCAGTTGAAGGCAGACCCAAAGAAACAGTAATATTATACCCTGGCAAACCGCTCAGTTTCATTGTAGCATTATTCAGATCACTAATGAAGAATTTCTTAATATCACTTTTGTTTCCTCTATGTGTTGTGCTTTTCGTTTTTCGTCATAATCGTACAGGGTATGATTTATTGTGTGGTGTTGTAGTTGTTGAAGAAAATATGTTTCCACCACGACGACATGCACCATAA